AATTATGGCAATGGAACAAGAGTTTGGCATAACAATACTGTGCTTCCATTAGGTTCGACCGCATTTAACGCAACTTGTTCGATAGCTGATGTAGACCACAAAGACTACGGAGGAGACTTGGGAATACTAGTGACATCAATAAATGGTGTGGCTAACGATGGTCCGTACGGATGGTTTTACTGGTACTGGGATTCCGGAAACTTAGAATGGACAAGTCTACAATACTCGTCCGCGAAGCACATACTCCATGAAGGAGACACGATTGCCATAACTTACGATAGCTGGCCGCCACAACCACCCACCTAGACTGACGCATGCGACATTTTGACAGTGTCGTAGCCCAACTCAAAAGCTCTCATATT
The window above is part of the Candidatus Bathyarchaeota archaeon genome. Proteins encoded here:
- a CDS encoding DUF4430 domain-containing protein codes for the protein MEKKLFTYVILGVLVWAILGTFIASYYFVQFEIYHREYNNLADQFNSISFKANILLNYGNGTRVWHNNTVLPLGSTAFNATCSIADVDHKDYGGDLGILVTSINGVANDGPYGWFYWYWDSGNLEWTSLQYSSAKHILHEGDTIAITYDSWPPQPPT